The following DNA comes from Bacteroidota bacterium.
TTTTACTTTCACTTAAAAACAAGTCTATTTCGAAAAATGGGAAAGATTGAAATGATAGCCTTCAAACGAATATTATAATTCAACTTACATTTTAGAACTGTTTAATGCAGGATAGATTCAACAAAATGACAGCCAATAAAAGAATAGTAGCGATTGATGCAGGAAGAGGCGCAGCCATGTTGTTTGTCTTTCTTTCTCATTTTGCTGAAGTTTATTTTCATAACAACCATCAACAGGTTATTTTAGAAAAGTGCTGGCATATCGGAATGGTAGCCTCTCCAACTTTTATGTTAATCAGTGGGATTGTACTGGGATACCTTTACTGCATCAACAAAGATAATTTTAAAAGAATTAAACTGAAGTTAATTGACAGGGGCCTGTTTTTACTCACGATCGGGCATGTGTTCATTTTATTTGCACATGTACCCATGACCCATGGGATCAGGAATGCCCTTCACTGGACTTTCATAACCGATGCCATTGCCTTAAGCATTATTACAGGGCCTTTAATCATCAGTTATTTATCCAAAGCCAAACGGCTTCTTCTTGGACTCAGTATTTATATCGTTTGCCTTTTGGTAATTTATTTTTGGCGACCTGTATCCACAATGATTTTGAATATTTTAGAAGAAGAATTAATAGGTACACTTCACAAATTTTTCTTTGTAGACAATTTCTCCATCCTGATCTGGTTTAGTGTATATCTTTGTGGCAGTGTCATTGGAGAAATAATCGGGGAACTTCATCTGGAACAGCGGGATTATAAAATCAAAATATTCCTGTCTCAATTAGGTATATTGTTAATTGCAAGTGCAATTGGGATAAAATTTATTTATCATTTCCTTCTTTCAACTGGGGTTAAAGAAAATTTCTTCTTTCTGTCCAACTTTTTCCAAAAAAATCCCCCAGGCCCAACTTACCTGTTTTTTTACGGAGGAATCGGTTTGCTTATCCTGACATTCCTATTCTGGCTGGAAGAGAAAAAATGGTTTGGCCATCTGCTCAATATTCTTTCAAATATTGGCAAGGCCTCACTAATCATCTTTATAATTCAATATTATGTTTACTTTTCAGTGTTTGAAATTTTACATCTTGCTTTCACCAAACTCTGGCTAATTTATTTTATTCTTTCCGTTGTGTTTATTATACTTTGCGGTAACTACTGGCTAAAGAAAAACTACAACAAATATTTTACAATAATCAACCTGGGTAAAGAGCTGAAAGAACTGATCAAGAATACCTTTAAAATATGGAAAAGAATTTCAACAGTTTAATTTTAAAAGATAATGCCCATCCTAGTAATCAAGGATAAAAAAATCTCTTCTCAATAATTCATAAGAAGAGATTTTTCAATTTTTAATATTTGGAACAACTATTCGGTTGCCAGTTTATCGAGTATGGGTTTTGAAATACCTTTCAGAACAGTTTGTCCGGGTTTAAGAAGTTCGAGCACAATTACTTCATTATCTCCTTTTTTCAGCCATTCAGCAGGTACGTAAAGAGTTTGCTGAGGTCCTACAGACCAATAACGGCCAAGGTTATGTCCATTTACCCAAACGCAACCCTTGCCCCAATTCTGCATATCAAAATAAGTATCGGAAACTTTGGTCAGTTTGAGCACACCTTTGCGTACAACAGGTTGGTTTTTAGCTGTCTTTTGTAAAACTTTGGGTGTAAAACTTGTCTTATTATTGAAAGGCAGGCTATACATCTGCCAACCCTTCAGCTCTTTCCCATTAAAAGTAACGCTTTGGGTAATTCCTTTCTTGTTGTCCAGCAAATAGGGCCCAAAATTGATACGTCCCAGATTTTCAACAAGAATATCAAGAGCTACTTTACCTTTAGGCAAAGTCATAATCAAACTATCCTGTTTAAAACGGCGGTCAAGTGTTCCAACTCTTTCGCCATTGACATAAATCAAACCATAATCACGTAATTGGTTAATCTTCAACAATCCCTGCACTCCGCCATTAACAACGGTATGATAAAGTACAAATCCATAATCCTGGTTAAGGTCCTCAAAAGTCAAGGGTTTAATGTTTTTAACAGGTAGAGGTAAAAGTTTAAACAAACTTTGAGCCGATGTAAATTTTACAGGCTGGGTAGAGATCGCCTCTCGTGATTTGGGGATATCAGGCAAAACGGTTCCTTCAGGAAGGTTTTTCTGGATCGCCTGCC
Coding sequences within:
- a CDS encoding acyltransferase family protein, giving the protein MTANKRIVAIDAGRGAAMLFVFLSHFAEVYFHNNHQQVILEKCWHIGMVASPTFMLISGIVLGYLYCINKDNFKRIKLKLIDRGLFLLTIGHVFILFAHVPMTHGIRNALHWTFITDAIALSIITGPLIISYLSKAKRLLLGLSIYIVCLLVIYFWRPVSTMILNILEEELIGTLHKFFFVDNFSILIWFSVYLCGSVIGEIIGELHLEQRDYKIKIFLSQLGILLIASAIGIKFIYHFLLSTGVKENFFFLSNFFQKNPPGPTYLFFYGGIGLLILTFLFWLEEKKWFGHLLNILSNIGKASLIIFIIQYYVYFSVFEILHLAFTKLWLIYFILSVVFIILCGNYWLKKNYNKYFTIINLGKELKELIKNTFKIWKRISTV